The nucleotide sequence aaataggcgagggcaccgggcccgcacttcacttcgattcattctcttatatttgttgctacgcgtttcattctttatatttacgaggcttcacttataacttgtcactacgggacatacttgttgtcattacggactttacttatattttgcaaagactttcgttgcgggatcaaatatttcggctttgattgtaatattgatgtcacacgcagattaaattataatacgtgggttatataataattgaaataaactgtgcgtattcaccgtcgaaaaattgagttgttctgatacattAAGAGTGTACTTAAGGATAACGTACGAACTTATAAAATGTACCACTAATTTGTCGAACAAAATTCGAGATAAAATATCGAAAGTCAACACTATTCAAATCTGTACAAAGCTATACGTTTCaccaaatgtttaaaatatttttcttaaaattaactAAGCACATagcttataatattaaatatttcaagttaattacacatatattatataataattaacagaATTGCGAATAACAATCGTAAATATGtaggtatataaaaaatatataaaaatgaacatgtatttatttaaaccGTAAATTTGAACTGCTTGTAAATTCAAATTCTCGTATCACTGTTTCGcgggaaaaatataaattaaacgcCATCTGGGAAACTTGCTCTTGCCCGGCGCATTGGaaaaattactcaatttttcaaaataaattatgtgattgcgattgaaaaaTGCAGTCCGATTACGGAGATTGTTACAACTATGTGAGAAATTAGTAGCTAAATGATTTTATTCTTTAAtcgaaaaagtataaaaaattaagTAGAAAAGGTCAAAAAAAATATCTCAAACTTTGATTATCACGTAATTAAAATCGCACTATCACTTCTActttcgttaataatttataactaaaTTTATTAGTTGTTTTATTACGCAAATTATTAACTCCTTAGAttaatagtttattaattacaaaaaaagTTTCTACGCACATGTAAAGAAAtagtaaaagtttgaaaattataaaaaaatttgttaaggtgaagtggggtaagtgcagactggtttttgtaaagttggtatttaaacgtaagtattttcagtctgctttgtaaatacttaacgctgtcgatatcgaacgctttacacaattactaccatttaattaatattaacttggaccttaattttccttgtacattttgattttgataggaaattgtttaaaatgtcaactactctgcactttccccgaaaatggggtaagagcgtaacttgaagttaaatactttgaaactttatttcaagtgcaatggggcaagagcagaattattaacaaatctgctataaaatgctttatactgcattatgcaagtactctatactgcaaacaagtactcttagctgaaatataaaaggggatatagtgaaacaaaacaaggaaacaaacatactaaatggagaaatttcgttcgtattgtaataaaaatagcctgtatacgcatttGCCCCGTTCACGAactaccccacttcaccttattctATTATATTGATGTAAATCTAATCGCGTAATTTACTATGTTTGACGAATATCCATTCGTATTATACTTATCAAGTATCAAATAAACATCTTTGAGTATATTTTGATAGCACTATTCTCATCTTTAATTTAACCGTTGAATACAAAAGAGAATTTGAATCCATATTGTATTTCCTCGAAAAATGATATTTCTACCGTGTTGTATTTTTAACTTAATtcgacatttttaaaaaaataatcttttaaaatcATCATTGATTTATTTCGCTTCAAATACTTCGAATACATAATTTCTCAACATTTCAtgcaacattaaaaaaaaatgtgtttAGTCCAAGGACGATTCGTGCAACAAAATAAAACGGTATTAGTATTCTACTAGCGGAAGGATAGAAAGTTTTGTCGGCTTTTTGTATGTAATAACCATTACACAATTTGTGTAACTATTGCATGCTTACTTCGTAATTATCAGTATTCAATAGCGTTCATTAGTCATCAATCGTGCCATTATTATTTAATCTTGCGTACAAACAATTAAGAATAACAATGTTTCAaacttcaattttctttaatatattatttaacaattcagtattaatttacaatatgCTGGAAATGCTTAtaataattgcaaagtatttcttataataaatatttaaaaatggctGTTGCTAtttcacaaaaaataaaatgtaaattcgtTTTGACATAAATTACATTGTAGCAAAGATGATACTGAATTATTTcagaaacaaaaatttcaagtgaTCTTATATTAGTAACACCTAAATGAAATTCGATTTTCAATCTTTGTTAATGTCCTTAagctaataaaatttattgctgTTATTTTGAGCAGTACTTCCTTAGATCAagttttttcaaactttcatgaCCAGAGATTcgctttcaaaatttgttatttttcacGATCCATTTGCTGGAGATGttccaaagtttaaaaaattaaaaatttcaatgattcaaaatcctaaattttcaagatccCATAATTTCACAGACACAAAGTGCCAAAGTTCCATAGtaccaaaattttaatatcttgaTGTTTCAAAGTTCCAGATTTCTCAACACCTTAAAttttctgaaatcccaaagtcctaatatgttcaacaaattttgaaataaggtCTCGAAGTTCcaatcttcaaaaattccaaaatatcaaagtaCTGAAGTCTCGAGGTCTCACAGTTCCAAATAACCTAATGCCTGAAACATTTATGAATTCTACAAGTTctaataaaaaagtataaagtaaataaaaattcacaagAAAATTGAATGTAATGCTTGTAGAATATAAAAGGTCAAACCTTATCCTGATTAAATAACGTTTGttgcatttaatatattttttcaggAGCCGTAGGTTGTGGTCCTCAAGAAGAATTTCGTGCTTGTGCAGACATCACGATAGGAGACGATGTAGAACCTTTGCCGCCAAGACCACCGGTAGAAACACCAGCGAAAGCTCCTGGAGAAAAGACGCCGACAGAACCAACTTGGGTGCCCGAATCGAGTGGTCCTTATTGGTTATTCAGTATTGTTATCGCTGGTACGTGCCTGTTGGTTGTGCTGGCGGCTATGGCATTGCTTTACTCGTATTACTATCACGCTGGCAGAGCCAAAAAGTGGCTTATGGCGAGGCGATTGTTGGCACCTGAAAGCCCACCTGTCGCTCCACCCAGACATAGAAAACACAACACGTCCAATGCACAATTGCAGCTGTAGACGAAAATTTGGTATTTAACGTAGGGTGACCAAAATgcataaaaaagaaaagattatgtaattttataataaccGTTCTACAATTTCActgtgtatttttatttatgaaaaacaaaatatataaaaggtCACCCTGATTTATTGTTATGACTTTCTCAAAgtgaaattttctatttaaaatattttagatcAATTCAGACTTTTTACTACACCGTGTGTTTTGTGTACATGAGAGAAATATCTTGTAacattgtgatgtatgtatgaCAGCAAAAGTAGTCTTTGTTTACTTTTAGAATAAAGAGCGTTCACGTTTGCTACACACGCGTACACATCGTATCGTTCTGTGTATATATAAACTGTTTTACCATTaaacgtatttattttttataaacacgTGGTTCCTGGCTTATCCATCGTAGTTTAAATGATAATAATcttgtaaatatatatacaagCAACTGAATGAAACTATGTGATGGAGAGAATTTTCTAACAGATTGTGCTTCAAGTACAtgtaagaaatttttgtttaacgTTGTTATTTTTATGCTATACACCTTGGAGAACTCTGCTTTGAAATAAATAaggttttaaaaaattcagttcTCTTGTAGtaagttattttttattcagtAACATATTCCTAAAATCTTGATTACTCATCTTTTGAGGAACACCGTTTCCGGTCACATTTGCACTGCCGTTAGAAGTAGCGGTTTTAACAGTACGTGGTACCATAGACAATAATGTTTTAGGCATACCAAACGTAGTTCTGCTTACTGCAGTACCACCTAATGATTTAACCAAAGTTGTTTCCTCGGTCACTGGATTCTTTTTGCGTTCTGGCGGTTGACTTATAGCCACACTAATAACTTTGTCGCTGACTTTCATTCCATCGGTTGCCAGAAGAGCCTTTGCGGCACTATTTTCATCGTCATATTCAACATAAGCCAGTCCTTTTGAATGACCATTACGGTAAGTAACTATGCGGACCTCCTTCAATGTTCCatgaactttaaaaatttcttccaGTTCTTCTTTCGTTGTGGTTACCGGAAGTCCTGTTCATtttggaaaaagaaaaataattttaatttaattttaaaaaaataattactttaatttATGCTTAGACAGCTCAATTACCTTTCACGAAAAGTTTGTTTTTCTCGAGAGAACAACTGTATTTGAATCCTGATCCTCGTGTTCTGTTTGGATCACATCGAGAAACAAACATTGGTCGTCCTCTTATTGGTGTTCTATCTAACTGCAAAGCTTTTTCTACTGCTTCCtgtataaattaaacaatatatatttgtataactgtataataattttactttgaaataagaaaaaatgtttcataccGCACTGCTTAGCTGCACGTAACAGTATCCTTTACTGCGACCTTTGTAATCCCGTATCATTTTAAATAGTGTAATCGGACCAGCCGGTTCTAGAGCATTTCTGACTTCTTCTTCGGTTGCAGTATAGTCTAAATTACTTATGAAAACTGTGATTTTGTCGTCGACCTCATGTGCGTGGTCTATTTCCATTTTATCATCTTCCGGCATTTTAAAACCGGGAGGTGGGGCAACTTTCAGTTTTTGCTCCTGAGTATCACCATCAAGTTTCGTCTCCAAATTCAATTTGCCTTCTTTCGCTTTTGGCTTCATTTGTGTTTcgacttttgtaatttttgctGGAGAACTACTTAAATTCTTCCATTTGCCAGTATCGTCTGTCTTTCTTTTATGAGCTTTCTTGTTTTGTAACGGAGATGATTCATGATTAGAAGTTTGTTGAGCTTTTTGTCTCTCTTCTGCTACTTTATCTAATTTTTCCCTTGTTCGTGATTCACAAAATTCCATTTGTTCTAGTGAACCTTCATCTCGTTCAAAATCTAACCAAGAATTTGCTATACTTTCCGGCCAATCTTTTACTGAAGTAAAAGCTTTCTGATATAGCTTTCTTAAATGCTTTGTATCTCCATAACATCTGCACAAAAGAGCAAATATAACTTAAGTTATAAATTAATCTACATAACGCAACAgcaaattaatgtaaaataacaTAAGTAATTACCTTTCTAAAGAAATATATTCTAACCAGTAAGATGCAGTTGCGGAATGTCCCTGTGACAAAATATCTGCCCAAAGTGATCTAGCTTTTTCCATGTTATTGGCATGTATGGCTTCGGTTCTTGCCCAATACTGTAATATAACACAATTTGGGTCTCCCTCTAAACCGAAATATTTTGCCAAATGTTCACAAGCTCTATTAAAAGTATTACGCAATATTTCTATCTGTTTTTCTTCCTCGTCATAATCGCGATCAATTTTGCGGCGCAAATATTCTAAATACGTTATCCATAAATTTCGATAATCGTCTGCCATAGAAAATCCAGCCTCTAAACCATTTTCTAATAATGTTTGAATCTCCAACGTTGGCTTTCCCCATTTCTCATATGCTCTCATCCATTTTTGCCATACTTTTGCACACCATGGAACATTTCTTGAAGCCCTCCGATATATCTGATCCAAGACAGactcaattttgatattttcctCTAAGTATGTAAGATAATCAAGCCAAAGTGACATTTCTAAACTAATATCACTGATTGCTCTTTCATATAAAACTGTTACTCGTCCTGGATCTCCATTTTGTTTCTCATACAGTAAGTATGCTTTGTATGAATCTAAAAGTTCATTCTCGGCTTGCGAAGAAGCAATTTTTTCTTCAAACGGCAAACGACCATTTAGTTTTGCAAGTGCTCGTTCATATCCTCCAGCAACAATTTTATCATCAACAATGGCTTCCGCACCATCTCCATGACGCCAGGTTTCATACTCTTCATATGTCTTTTCCATATCTAAAAGAGGACAAGCTAGTTGTCTTTTGAACAAGTTCCCAATACGTTCTAATTGCTCCTTTCTTTCAGCTTGATTTGAAGGTtcaatctaaatatttaaaatttaaatgtaagatacaatttacaaaagaaattatGTTTGCGATACTTACCAATGCATATAAAACAGCTTCAAATTCTCTGAATGCTTCCCATATTATCGCACCTTTGATAGTATGTAATCCCACATCTGTTAATGCTCTTTCAAATAACTGCCGAACATTTCTTGCTGCATCCTTTTCAGTGCCCATATTACCAATACTAAATTGTAGATACTCAAGCCATACTTCTAc is from Megachile rotundata isolate GNS110a chromosome 2, iyMegRotu1, whole genome shotgun sequence and encodes:
- the LOC100878000 gene encoding spliceosome associated factor 3, U4/U6 recycling protein; protein product: MEDMDATSDKSNDNSLHEDAANKEEESELIENENAESADELIDDQDEEDEEEEDEEDADEAEVKILEASLAQNPYDYASHISLINKLQRMGELERLRAARENMSTKYPLSPELWLSWMRDEIKLATTPEQKAEVVKLCERAVKDYLSVEVWLEYLQFSIGNMGTEKDAARNVRQLFERALTDVGLHTIKGAIIWEAFREFEAVLYALIEPSNQAERKEQLERIGNLFKRQLACPLLDMEKTYEEYETWRHGDGAEAIVDDKIVAGGYERALAKLNGRLPFEEKIASSQAENELLDSYKAYLLYEKQNGDPGRVTVLYERAISDISLEMSLWLDYLTYLEENIKIESVLDQIYRRASRNVPWCAKVWQKWMRAYEKWGKPTLEIQTLLENGLEAGFSMADDYRNLWITYLEYLRRKIDRDYDEEEKQIEILRNTFNRACEHLAKYFGLEGDPNCVILQYWARTEAIHANNMEKARSLWADILSQGHSATASYWLEYISLERCYGDTKHLRKLYQKAFTSVKDWPESIANSWLDFERDEGSLEQMEFCESRTREKLDKVAEERQKAQQTSNHESSPLQNKKAHKRKTDDTGKWKNLSSSPAKITKVETQMKPKAKEGKLNLETKLDGDTQEQKLKVAPPPGFKMPEDDKMEIDHAHEVDDKITVFISNLDYTATEEEVRNALEPAGPITLFKMIRDYKGRSKGYCYVQLSSAEAVEKALQLDRTPIRGRPMFVSRCDPNRTRGSGFKYSCSLEKNKLFVKGLPVTTTKEELEEIFKVHGTLKEVRIVTYRNGHSKGLAYVEYDDENSAAKALLATDGMKVSDKVISVAISQPPERKKNPVTEETTLVKSLGGTAVSRTTFGMPKTLLSMVPRTVKTATSNGSANVTGNGVPQKMSNQDFRNMLLNKK